A window of Castanea sativa cultivar Marrone di Chiusa Pesio chromosome 1, ASM4071231v1 contains these coding sequences:
- the LOC142644552 gene encoding putative caffeoyl-CoA O-methyltransferase At4g26220 isoform X1, with the protein MEQNTKMVSGPSKGLLQSEDLYQYIQETSVFPREPEFLKELRHVTASHPRAMMATSPDAGQMMAMLLNLVNAKKTIEVGVFTGYSLLLTALTIPEDGKIIAIDVNREPFEIGLPVIKKAGVADKIDFIESEALPVLDQLLQNHENEGSYDFAFVDADKVNYWNYHERLMKLLKVGGVAVYDNTLWGGSVAMPEALVPESMKSGRQLTIELNKLLAADQRVQISHASLGDGITICRRLY; encoded by the exons ATGgagcaaaatacaaaaatggtATCTGGCCCATCCAAGGGTTTATTGCAGAGTGAAGATTTGTATCAG TATATCCAGGAGACTAGTGTTTTCCCACGTGAACCAGAATTTCTCAAGGAGCTAAGGCATGTCACTGCTAGCCACCCAAG GGCTATGATGGCTACCTCACCAGATGCCGGTCAGATGATGGCCATGCTGTTGAACCTAGTAAACGCAAAAAAGACTATTGAAGTTGGAGTTTTCACAGGATACTCTCTACTCCTCACTGCCCTTACAATTCCAGAGGATGGCAAG ATTATAGCTATAGATGTAAATCGGGAACCATTTGAGATTGGGTTGCCGGTAATTAAGAAAGCTGGTGTTGCTGACAAAATTGATTTCATTGAGTCTGAGGCTTTACCTGTTCTTGATCAGCTATTACAGAAT CATGAAAATGAAGGGAGTTACGACTTTGCTTTTGTTGATGCTGACAAGGTCAATTATTGGAACTACCATGAGAGGCTGATGAAACTGTTAAAGGTGGGTGGGGTAGCTGTCTATGATAACACACTCTGGGGAGGGTCAGTTGCAATGCCTGAAGCATTGGTTCCAGAGTCCATGAAATCAGGCAGACAGTTGACAATTGAGCTTAATAAATTACTTGCAGCTGATCAGCGAGTCCAAATTTCACACGCTTCATTGGGTGATGGTATCACAATCTGCAGGCGTCTCTACTGA
- the LOC142644552 gene encoding putative caffeoyl-CoA O-methyltransferase At4g26220 isoform X2, translating into MEQNTKMVSGPSKGLLQSEDLYQYIQETSVFPREPEFLKELRHVTASHPRAMMATSPDAGQMMAMLLNLVNAKKTIEVGVFTGYSLLLTALTIPEDGKIIAIDVNREPFEIGLPVIKKAGVADKIDFIESEALPVLDQLLQNVNYWNYHERLMKLLKVGGVAVYDNTLWGGSVAMPEALVPESMKSGRQLTIELNKLLAADQRVQISHASLGDGITICRRLY; encoded by the exons ATGgagcaaaatacaaaaatggtATCTGGCCCATCCAAGGGTTTATTGCAGAGTGAAGATTTGTATCAG TATATCCAGGAGACTAGTGTTTTCCCACGTGAACCAGAATTTCTCAAGGAGCTAAGGCATGTCACTGCTAGCCACCCAAG GGCTATGATGGCTACCTCACCAGATGCCGGTCAGATGATGGCCATGCTGTTGAACCTAGTAAACGCAAAAAAGACTATTGAAGTTGGAGTTTTCACAGGATACTCTCTACTCCTCACTGCCCTTACAATTCCAGAGGATGGCAAG ATTATAGCTATAGATGTAAATCGGGAACCATTTGAGATTGGGTTGCCGGTAATTAAGAAAGCTGGTGTTGCTGACAAAATTGATTTCATTGAGTCTGAGGCTTTACCTGTTCTTGATCAGCTATTACAGAAT GTCAATTATTGGAACTACCATGAGAGGCTGATGAAACTGTTAAAGGTGGGTGGGGTAGCTGTCTATGATAACACACTCTGGGGAGGGTCAGTTGCAATGCCTGAAGCATTGGTTCCAGAGTCCATGAAATCAGGCAGACAGTTGACAATTGAGCTTAATAAATTACTTGCAGCTGATCAGCGAGTCCAAATTTCACACGCTTCATTGGGTGATGGTATCACAATCTGCAGGCGTCTCTACTGA